A stretch of Prinia subflava isolate CZ2003 ecotype Zambia chromosome 14, Cam_Psub_1.2, whole genome shotgun sequence DNA encodes these proteins:
- the MST1R gene encoding macrophage-stimulating protein receptor isoform X1, which translates to MGLLCCVCPWLLLALALLGAGAWECPRIPYSSTRNFSIPYTLPSLDAGSPIQNVAVLTDSDSPVAVFVAVRNRILLVSPELRLLSILITGPVGSAKCEICRLCPATTDGPEDTDNVLLLLDPLEPWLYSCGTARHGLCYQHQLEVRDGKVAITATHCLYSATGNSPEFCPDCVVSPLGTSATVVATSYASFFYLGSTINSSVAAQFSPQSVSVRRLKGTLDGFSSDFQWLTVLPQYRNNYTIHYVHSFADGDHVYFLTVQPERPGSAAYHTRLARLSTHERDLRRYRELVLDCRFESKRRRRRSSEEDAERDIAYNVLQAAHAARPGARLARDLGINDTDTVLFGAFAESRPESRAPQENSAVCAFPLRLLNQAMEEGMEKCCGTGHQPLLRGLSFFQPVEYCPHNVNLSAPVVDTSCWDQPTLIPAASHKVDLFNGQLTGVLLTSLFVTAMGDLTVAHLGTAEGRIFQMVLQRSSSYLLTLSNFSLGEPGPVRGAMGLQSHSLFFTAGAKVWLMNVTGPGCRHFSTCQQCLRAKRFMGCGWCGDECRRRHECTGHWLQDSCPPVLTDFHPRSAPLRGRTRVTLCGMTFRSHLDPDPSHSPPGAYRVAVGRRGCAVLPEESRSYRPLPTSRRKEFVDVLVCELEPGGPAAVRGPADVVLTVEEPAGPSGFRVYGSATLGGFVFVEPHVSALHPPFGPRGGGTQLSLHGRHLSAGSSWRVMVNGSECALTGQPSQGNGTLQCTAPAAGGLGAARVALWIDGEQFLAPVPFQYRPDPAVSAIVPSCSYEGSLLTIIGTHLDSVYRAKVRFEAGGVITQATECEDPLAPERLLCHSPAFPLESNVEVVLGNLSVLLDGSDGRWLFRLRYFSQPKVIPFEQEGRRLRLKPGDDEIEVHQLRLDAVATCMNITMTVGGRDCHPNVLKNEVTCRVPRELQLPPDGAPVEICVNGACQALGWVLSAPTSLDLAASLALGTGLTFLVCCILAAVLFRWRWRKRRGTENLELLAQPGRSDPPVTTQRPGVDYREVLVLNTAGTPGPVGPRTRVTGAGANGSAGAGAAGGGSPMPLLRATSCCLEDLRPELLEEVKDILIPEERLVTHRHQVIGKGHFGSVYHGTYTDPLLGDLHCAVKSLHRITDLEEVEEFLREGILMKSFHHPQVLSLLGVCLPRHGLPLVVLPYMRHGDLRQFIRTQERSPTVKELIGFGLQVALGMEYLAQKKFVHRDLAARNCMLDETLTVKVADFGLARDVFGKEYYSIQQHRHAKLPVKWMALESLQTQKFTTKSDVWSFGVLMWELLTRGASPYAGVDPYDMARYLLQGRRLPQPSHCPDTLYRVMLSCWAPAPEERPSFTGLVGELERVLATLDGEHYVNLAVTYINLDWGPPFPPAPPGELPDSEDEDKHDEEEEEEKEEEEDNTSVC; encoded by the exons ATGGGCCTgttgtgctgtgtgtgcccctggctgctgcttgccctggccctgctgggtgCCGGTGCCTGGGAGTGTCCCCGCATCCCTTACAGCTCCACCAGAAACTTCTCCATCCCCTACACACTGCCCAGCCTCGATGCTGGCAGCCCCATCCAGAATGTTGCTGTCCTCACAGACTCTGACAGCCCAGTCGCTGTCTTTGTGGCCGTCCGCAACCGCATCCTGTTGGTCAGCCCCGAGCTGCGCCTGCTCTCCATCCTCATCACCGGCCCAGTGGGCAGTGCCAAGTGTGAGATCTGTCGCCTGTGCCCAGCCACCACAGATGGCCCTGAGGATACAGACAATGTCCTGTTGCTGCTGGACCCTCTGGAGCCGTGGCTGTACAGCTgtggcacggcacggcacgggcTGTGCTATCAGCACCAGCTGGAGGTGCGGGACGGTAAGGTGGCCATCACAGCCACACACTGCCTGTACTCAGCCACGGGCAACAGCCCTGAGTTCTGCCCCGACTGTGTGGTCAGCCCACTGGGGACCAGTGCCACTGTGGTGGCCACCTCCTACGCCTCCTTCTTCTACCTCGGCTCCACCATCAACAGCAGTGTGGCAGCACAGTTCAGCCCACAGTCAGTGTCCGTGCGACGCCTGAAGGGCACCTTGGATGGCTTTTCAAGTGACTTCCAGTGGCTGACGGTGCTGCCGCAATACCGCAACAACTACACCATCCACTACGTGCACTCCTTTGCCGATGGGGACCACGTCTACTTCCTGACGGTGCAGCCGGAGCGGCCGGGATCGGCGGCGTACCACACGCGCCTGGCGCGGCTCAGCACCCACGAGCGCGACCTCCGCCGCTACCGCGAGCTCGTCCTCGACTGCCGCTTCGAGTCCAAGCGCCGGCGCCGGCGCAGCAGCGAGGAGGACGCTGAGAGGGACATTGCCTACAACGTGCTGCAGGCGGCCCATGCTGCCCGCCCCGGCGCACGCCTGGCCCGCGACCTCGGCATCAACGACACCGACACGGTGCTCTTCGGCGCCTTCGCGGAGAGCCGGCCGGAGAGCCGAGCGCCACAGGAGAACTCGGCCGTCTGCGCCTTCCCCCTCCGCCTCCTCAACCAGGCCATGGAGGAGGGCATGGAGAAGTGCTGCGGCACCGGGCACCAGCCGCTGCTGCGGGGGCTCAGTTTCTTCCAGCCGGTGGAGTACTGCCCACACAAT GTGAACCTTTCAGCACCGGTGGTCGACACCAGCTGCTGGGATCAGCCCAccctcatccctgctgcctcccacaAAGTGGACCTGTTCAACGGGCAGCTCACAGGTGTCCTCCTCACCTCCCTCTTCGTCACCGCCATGGGAGACCTCACTGTggcccacctgggcacagcagaaGGACGCATCTTCCAG atGGTGCTCCAGCGCTCCAGCTCCTACCTTCTGACCTTGTCCAACTTCTCCCTGGGAGAGCCGGGGCCAGTCCGAGGTGCCATGGGGCTGCAAAGCCACTCACTGTTCTTCACTGCTGGTGCCAAG gTGTGGCTCATGAACGTCACTGGCCCTGGCTGTCGCCACTTCTCCACATGCCAGCAGTGCCTGCGGGCCAAGCGCTTCATGGGCTGCGGCTGGTGCGGGGATGAGTGCAGGCGCCGCCACGAGTGCACCGGCCACTGGCTCCAGGACAGCTGCCCACCTGTCCTCACCGAC TTCCACCCCCGGAGCGCCCCGCTGCGGGGTCGGACACGGGTGACACTCTGTGGAATGACCTTCCGCTCCCACTTGGACCCTGACCCCAGCCACAGCCCTCCCGGTGCCTACCGGGTGGCAGTGGGACGGCGAGGCTGCGCCGTGCTGccggaggagagcaggagctaCAG GCCCCTGCCCACCTCACGCCGCAAGGAGTTTGTGGATGTGCTGGTGTGTGAGCtggagccgggggggccggcAGCAGTGAGGGGCCCCGCCGACGTGGTGCTCACTGTGGAGGAGCCCGCAGGACCCTCAGGCTTCCGGGTCTACGGCTCCGCCACCCTCGGTGGCTTCGTCTTTGTG GAGCCCCACGTCAGTGCCCTGCACCCCCCGTTTGGTCCCCGGGGGGGTGGCACCCAGCTCTCACTCCACGGCAGACACCtctcagcagggagcagctggcgGGTGATGGTCAATGGCTCCGAGTGTGCCCTGACCGGGCAGCCCAG CCAGGGCAATGGGACACTCCAATGCACGGCTCCCGCCGCCGGTGGCCTGGGCGCAGCCCGGGTAGCCCTGTGGATCGACGGGGAGCAGTTCCTGGCTCCCGTGCCCTTCCAGTACCGCCCTGACCCCGCCGTATCTGCCATCGTCCCCAGCTGCAGCTATGA GGGCTCGCTGCTCACCATTATCGGCACCCACCTGGACTCCGTGTATCGCGCCAAGGTCCGCTTTGAAGCCGGGGGTGTGATTACCCAAGCCACG gagtGTGAGGACCCGCTGGCACCGGAGCGGCTGCTGTGTCACAGTCCAGCCTTCCCCTTGGAGAGCAACGTGGAGGTGGTGCTGGGGAACCTGAGCGTGCTGCTGGATGGCTCCGATGGCCGCTGGCTGTTCCGCCTCCGCTACTTCTCCCAGCCCAAGGTCATCCCCTTCGAGCAGGAGGGCAGGCGGCTCCGCCTCAAGCCCGGCGATGATGAGATCGAGGTGCAC CAATTGCGGCTGGATGCCGTGGCCACCTGCATGAACATCACCATGACGGTGGGGGGCCGGGACTGCCACCCCAACGTCCTGAAGAACGAGGTGACCTGCCGAGTGCCCCgcgagctgcagctgcctcccgATGGGGCCCCCGTGGAG ATCTGTGTGAACGGAGCCTGTCAGGCGCTGGGTTGGGTGCTGTCCGCCCCCACCTCGCTGGACCTGGCCGCCAGCTTGGCTTTGGGGACCGGCCTCACCTTCCTGGTCTGCTGCATCCTGGCTGCCGTGCTGTTCCGCTGGCGCTGGAGGAAGAGGCGGG GTACAGAgaacctggagctgctggcacagcctggccgCAGCGACCCCCCTGTCACCACCCAGCGCCCCGGCGTGGACTACAGAGAGGTGCTGG TGCTGAACACAGCGGGCACTCCCGGCCCCGTGGGGCCCCGCACACGAGTCACCGGTGCCGGTGCCAACGGCAGTGCTGGTGCCGGTGCTGCGGGTGGCGGATCCCCCATGCCCCTGCTCAGGGCCACATCCTGCTGCCTGGAGGATCTGcggccagagctgctggaggaggtgaaGGACATCCTGATCCCCGAGGAGCGGCTTGTCACCCATCGCCACCAGGTCATCGGCAAAG ggcacttTGGCAGCGTCTACCATGGCACCTACACGGACCCGCTGCTGGGGGACCTCCACTGCGCTGTCAAGTCCCTGCACC gcaTCACGGAcctggaggaggtggaggagttCCTGCGTGAAGGCATCCTCATGAAGAGCTTCCATCACCCCCAGGTGCTCTCGCTGCTGGGGGTGTGCCTGCCCCGCCATGGGCTGCCCCTTGTCGTGCTGCCCTACATGCGCCACGGGGATCTGCGCCAGTTCATCCGCACCCAGGAGCGG AGCCCCACAGTGAAGGAGCTCATTGGCTTCGGGCTGCAGGTGGCCCTGGGCATGGAGTACCTGGCCCAGAAGAAGTTTGTGCATCGggacctggcagccaggaaCTGCAT GCTGGACGAGACTCTGACAGTGAAGGTGGCTGACTTTGGGCTGGCGCGGGACGTGTTTGGCAAGGAGTACTACAGCATCCAGCAGCACCGCCATGCCAAGCTGCCTGTCAAGTGGATGGCGCTGGAGAGCCTCCAGACCCAAAAATTCACCACAAAGTCTGATGTG TGGTCCTTCGGGGTGCTCATGTGGGAGCTGCTGACGCGCGGGGCATCGCCGTATGCCGGAGTGGACCCGTACGACATGGCCCGCTACCTGCTGCAGGGGAGACGCCTGCCACAGCCCTCTCACTGCCCCGACACCCT GTACAGAGTgatgctgagctgctgggcGCCGGCGCCCGAGGAGAGACCGTCCTTCACCGGGCTGGTGGGTGAGCTGGAGCGTGTCCTGGCCACGCTGGATGGTGAGCACTATGTCAACCTGGCTGTCACCTACATCAACCTGGACTGGGgtcctccctttccccctgctcccccgggGGAGCTGCCTGATAGCGAGGATGAGGATAAACatgatgaggaggaggaagaagagaaggaagaggaggaggacaaCACGTCTGTGTGCTGA
- the MST1R gene encoding macrophage-stimulating protein receptor isoform X2 yields the protein MGLLCCVCPWLLLALALLGAGAWECPRIPYSSTRNFSIPYTLPSLDAGSPIQNVAVLTDSDSPVAVFVAVRNRILLVSPELRLLSILITGPVGSAKCEICRLCPATTDGPEDTDNVLLLLDPLEPWLYSCGTARHGLCYQHQLEVRDGKVAITATHCLYSATGNSPEFCPDCVVSPLGTSATVVATSYASFFYLGSTINSSVAAQFSPQSVSVRRLKGTLDGFSSDFQWLTVLPQYRNNYTIHYVHSFADGDHVYFLTVQPERPGSAAYHTRLARLSTHERDLRRYRELVLDCRFESKRRRRRSSEEDAERDIAYNVLQAAHAARPGARLARDLGINDTDTVLFGAFAESRPESRAPQENSAVCAFPLRLLNQAMEEGMEKCCGTGHQPLLRGLSFFQPVEYCPHNVNLSAPVVDTSCWDQPTLIPAASHKVDLFNGQLTGVLLTSLFVTAMGDLTVAHLGTAEGRIFQMVLQRSSSYLLTLSNFSLGEPGPVRGAMGLQSHSLFFTAGAKVWLMNVTGPGCRHFSTCQQCLRAKRFMGCGWCGDECRRRHECTGHWLQDSCPPVLTDFHPRSAPLRGRTRVTLCGMTFRSHLDPDPSHSPPGAYRVAVGRRGCAVLPEESRSYRPLPTSRRKEFVDVLVCELEPGGPAAVRGPADVVLTVEEPAGPSGFRVYGSATLGGFVFVEPHVSALHPPFGPRGGGTQLSLHGRHLSAGSSWRVMVNGSECALTGQPSQGNGTLQCTAPAAGGLGAARVALWIDGEQFLAPVPFQYRPDPAVSAIVPSCSYEGSLLTIIGTHLDSVYRAKVRFEAGGVITQATECEDPLAPERLLCHSPAFPLESNVEVVLGNLSVLLDGSDGRWLFRLRYFSQPKVIPFEQEGRRLRLKPGDDEIEQLRLDAVATCMNITMTVGGRDCHPNVLKNEVTCRVPRELQLPPDGAPVEICVNGACQALGWVLSAPTSLDLAASLALGTGLTFLVCCILAAVLFRWRWRKRRGTENLELLAQPGRSDPPVTTQRPGVDYREVLVLNTAGTPGPVGPRTRVTGAGANGSAGAGAAGGGSPMPLLRATSCCLEDLRPELLEEVKDILIPEERLVTHRHQVIGKGHFGSVYHGTYTDPLLGDLHCAVKSLHRITDLEEVEEFLREGILMKSFHHPQVLSLLGVCLPRHGLPLVVLPYMRHGDLRQFIRTQERSPTVKELIGFGLQVALGMEYLAQKKFVHRDLAARNCMLDETLTVKVADFGLARDVFGKEYYSIQQHRHAKLPVKWMALESLQTQKFTTKSDVWSFGVLMWELLTRGASPYAGVDPYDMARYLLQGRRLPQPSHCPDTLYRVMLSCWAPAPEERPSFTGLVGELERVLATLDGEHYVNLAVTYINLDWGPPFPPAPPGELPDSEDEDKHDEEEEEEKEEEEDNTSVC from the exons ATGGGCCTgttgtgctgtgtgtgcccctggctgctgcttgccctggccctgctgggtgCCGGTGCCTGGGAGTGTCCCCGCATCCCTTACAGCTCCACCAGAAACTTCTCCATCCCCTACACACTGCCCAGCCTCGATGCTGGCAGCCCCATCCAGAATGTTGCTGTCCTCACAGACTCTGACAGCCCAGTCGCTGTCTTTGTGGCCGTCCGCAACCGCATCCTGTTGGTCAGCCCCGAGCTGCGCCTGCTCTCCATCCTCATCACCGGCCCAGTGGGCAGTGCCAAGTGTGAGATCTGTCGCCTGTGCCCAGCCACCACAGATGGCCCTGAGGATACAGACAATGTCCTGTTGCTGCTGGACCCTCTGGAGCCGTGGCTGTACAGCTgtggcacggcacggcacgggcTGTGCTATCAGCACCAGCTGGAGGTGCGGGACGGTAAGGTGGCCATCACAGCCACACACTGCCTGTACTCAGCCACGGGCAACAGCCCTGAGTTCTGCCCCGACTGTGTGGTCAGCCCACTGGGGACCAGTGCCACTGTGGTGGCCACCTCCTACGCCTCCTTCTTCTACCTCGGCTCCACCATCAACAGCAGTGTGGCAGCACAGTTCAGCCCACAGTCAGTGTCCGTGCGACGCCTGAAGGGCACCTTGGATGGCTTTTCAAGTGACTTCCAGTGGCTGACGGTGCTGCCGCAATACCGCAACAACTACACCATCCACTACGTGCACTCCTTTGCCGATGGGGACCACGTCTACTTCCTGACGGTGCAGCCGGAGCGGCCGGGATCGGCGGCGTACCACACGCGCCTGGCGCGGCTCAGCACCCACGAGCGCGACCTCCGCCGCTACCGCGAGCTCGTCCTCGACTGCCGCTTCGAGTCCAAGCGCCGGCGCCGGCGCAGCAGCGAGGAGGACGCTGAGAGGGACATTGCCTACAACGTGCTGCAGGCGGCCCATGCTGCCCGCCCCGGCGCACGCCTGGCCCGCGACCTCGGCATCAACGACACCGACACGGTGCTCTTCGGCGCCTTCGCGGAGAGCCGGCCGGAGAGCCGAGCGCCACAGGAGAACTCGGCCGTCTGCGCCTTCCCCCTCCGCCTCCTCAACCAGGCCATGGAGGAGGGCATGGAGAAGTGCTGCGGCACCGGGCACCAGCCGCTGCTGCGGGGGCTCAGTTTCTTCCAGCCGGTGGAGTACTGCCCACACAAT GTGAACCTTTCAGCACCGGTGGTCGACACCAGCTGCTGGGATCAGCCCAccctcatccctgctgcctcccacaAAGTGGACCTGTTCAACGGGCAGCTCACAGGTGTCCTCCTCACCTCCCTCTTCGTCACCGCCATGGGAGACCTCACTGTggcccacctgggcacagcagaaGGACGCATCTTCCAG atGGTGCTCCAGCGCTCCAGCTCCTACCTTCTGACCTTGTCCAACTTCTCCCTGGGAGAGCCGGGGCCAGTCCGAGGTGCCATGGGGCTGCAAAGCCACTCACTGTTCTTCACTGCTGGTGCCAAG gTGTGGCTCATGAACGTCACTGGCCCTGGCTGTCGCCACTTCTCCACATGCCAGCAGTGCCTGCGGGCCAAGCGCTTCATGGGCTGCGGCTGGTGCGGGGATGAGTGCAGGCGCCGCCACGAGTGCACCGGCCACTGGCTCCAGGACAGCTGCCCACCTGTCCTCACCGAC TTCCACCCCCGGAGCGCCCCGCTGCGGGGTCGGACACGGGTGACACTCTGTGGAATGACCTTCCGCTCCCACTTGGACCCTGACCCCAGCCACAGCCCTCCCGGTGCCTACCGGGTGGCAGTGGGACGGCGAGGCTGCGCCGTGCTGccggaggagagcaggagctaCAG GCCCCTGCCCACCTCACGCCGCAAGGAGTTTGTGGATGTGCTGGTGTGTGAGCtggagccgggggggccggcAGCAGTGAGGGGCCCCGCCGACGTGGTGCTCACTGTGGAGGAGCCCGCAGGACCCTCAGGCTTCCGGGTCTACGGCTCCGCCACCCTCGGTGGCTTCGTCTTTGTG GAGCCCCACGTCAGTGCCCTGCACCCCCCGTTTGGTCCCCGGGGGGGTGGCACCCAGCTCTCACTCCACGGCAGACACCtctcagcagggagcagctggcgGGTGATGGTCAATGGCTCCGAGTGTGCCCTGACCGGGCAGCCCAG CCAGGGCAATGGGACACTCCAATGCACGGCTCCCGCCGCCGGTGGCCTGGGCGCAGCCCGGGTAGCCCTGTGGATCGACGGGGAGCAGTTCCTGGCTCCCGTGCCCTTCCAGTACCGCCCTGACCCCGCCGTATCTGCCATCGTCCCCAGCTGCAGCTATGA GGGCTCGCTGCTCACCATTATCGGCACCCACCTGGACTCCGTGTATCGCGCCAAGGTCCGCTTTGAAGCCGGGGGTGTGATTACCCAAGCCACG gagtGTGAGGACCCGCTGGCACCGGAGCGGCTGCTGTGTCACAGTCCAGCCTTCCCCTTGGAGAGCAACGTGGAGGTGGTGCTGGGGAACCTGAGCGTGCTGCTGGATGGCTCCGATGGCCGCTGGCTGTTCCGCCTCCGCTACTTCTCCCAGCCCAAGGTCATCCCCTTCGAGCAGGAGGGCAGGCGGCTCCGCCTCAAGCCCGGCGATGATGAGATCGAG CAATTGCGGCTGGATGCCGTGGCCACCTGCATGAACATCACCATGACGGTGGGGGGCCGGGACTGCCACCCCAACGTCCTGAAGAACGAGGTGACCTGCCGAGTGCCCCgcgagctgcagctgcctcccgATGGGGCCCCCGTGGAG ATCTGTGTGAACGGAGCCTGTCAGGCGCTGGGTTGGGTGCTGTCCGCCCCCACCTCGCTGGACCTGGCCGCCAGCTTGGCTTTGGGGACCGGCCTCACCTTCCTGGTCTGCTGCATCCTGGCTGCCGTGCTGTTCCGCTGGCGCTGGAGGAAGAGGCGGG GTACAGAgaacctggagctgctggcacagcctggccgCAGCGACCCCCCTGTCACCACCCAGCGCCCCGGCGTGGACTACAGAGAGGTGCTGG TGCTGAACACAGCGGGCACTCCCGGCCCCGTGGGGCCCCGCACACGAGTCACCGGTGCCGGTGCCAACGGCAGTGCTGGTGCCGGTGCTGCGGGTGGCGGATCCCCCATGCCCCTGCTCAGGGCCACATCCTGCTGCCTGGAGGATCTGcggccagagctgctggaggaggtgaaGGACATCCTGATCCCCGAGGAGCGGCTTGTCACCCATCGCCACCAGGTCATCGGCAAAG ggcacttTGGCAGCGTCTACCATGGCACCTACACGGACCCGCTGCTGGGGGACCTCCACTGCGCTGTCAAGTCCCTGCACC gcaTCACGGAcctggaggaggtggaggagttCCTGCGTGAAGGCATCCTCATGAAGAGCTTCCATCACCCCCAGGTGCTCTCGCTGCTGGGGGTGTGCCTGCCCCGCCATGGGCTGCCCCTTGTCGTGCTGCCCTACATGCGCCACGGGGATCTGCGCCAGTTCATCCGCACCCAGGAGCGG AGCCCCACAGTGAAGGAGCTCATTGGCTTCGGGCTGCAGGTGGCCCTGGGCATGGAGTACCTGGCCCAGAAGAAGTTTGTGCATCGggacctggcagccaggaaCTGCAT GCTGGACGAGACTCTGACAGTGAAGGTGGCTGACTTTGGGCTGGCGCGGGACGTGTTTGGCAAGGAGTACTACAGCATCCAGCAGCACCGCCATGCCAAGCTGCCTGTCAAGTGGATGGCGCTGGAGAGCCTCCAGACCCAAAAATTCACCACAAAGTCTGATGTG TGGTCCTTCGGGGTGCTCATGTGGGAGCTGCTGACGCGCGGGGCATCGCCGTATGCCGGAGTGGACCCGTACGACATGGCCCGCTACCTGCTGCAGGGGAGACGCCTGCCACAGCCCTCTCACTGCCCCGACACCCT GTACAGAGTgatgctgagctgctgggcGCCGGCGCCCGAGGAGAGACCGTCCTTCACCGGGCTGGTGGGTGAGCTGGAGCGTGTCCTGGCCACGCTGGATGGTGAGCACTATGTCAACCTGGCTGTCACCTACATCAACCTGGACTGGGgtcctccctttccccctgctcccccgggGGAGCTGCCTGATAGCGAGGATGAGGATAAACatgatgaggaggaggaagaagagaaggaagaggaggaggacaaCACGTCTGTGTGCTGA
- the MON1A gene encoding vacuolar fusion protein MON1 homolog A, producing MAADVHKKKSWEVPNGSLAPGDGQHVERSESPTPGLAQGTEPGAGQEGAMFVHTRSYEDLTSPEDGAATVQSPEERRGEPAEQSSMEQISKDFSELSTQLTGMALDLEEEMRPGKEGKLEPSPQTTRRDSVLSGKEEEDVTMDAWRLHRKHVFVLSEAGKPVYSRYGSEEALSSTMGVMMALVSFLEAEKNAIRSIHADGYKVVFVRRSPLVLVAVARTRQSEQEIAHELLYIYYQILSLLTWTQLNHIFQQKQNYDLRRLLAGSERITDNLLDLMAHDPSFLMGAVRCLPLAASVRDAVSSSLQQAKAKSLVFSILLSGNQLVSLVRKKDQFLHPIDLHLLFNLISSSSSFREGEAWTPICLPKFNSSGFFHAHISYLEQEMDLCLLLVSTDREDFFTVSDCKRRFQERLRRRGVHHALQEALRTPFYSVAQVGIPDLRHFIYKSKSSGLFTSPEIEAPYVQEEEKERLLGLYQYLHSRAHNSPRPLKNIYFTGPRENLLAWVTNAFELYICYSPLGTKAGAINAVNKLMKWIRKEEDRLFILTPQTY from the exons ATGGCTGCAGATGTCCACAAGAAGAAAAGCTGGGAAGTACCCAATGGGTCCCTGGCACCAGGAGATGGGCAGCACGTGGAGAGGTCTGAGAGCCCCACgccggggctggcacagggcacggAGCCAG GGGCGGGCCAGGAGGGAGCCATGTTCGTGCACACCCGTTCCTACGAGGACCTGACCAGTCCCGAGGACGGGGCAGCCACGgtgcagagcccagaggagaGGCGGGGGGAGCCGGCCGAGCAGAGCAGCATGGAGCAGATCAGCAAGGACTTCAGCGAGCTGAGCACACAGCTCACGGGCATGGCCCTCGACCTGGAGGAGGAGATGAGGCCGGGCAAGGAGGGCAAGCTGGAGCCATCCCCGCAGACCACCCGCCGTGACTCAGTGCTGtcggggaaggaggaggaggatgtgacCATGGACGCCTGGCGCTTGCACAGGAAGCATGTCTTCGTGCTGAGCGAGGCAGGCAAGCCCGTGTACTCCCGCTATGGCTCTGAGGAGGCCCTGTCCAGCACCATGGGCGTCATGATGGCCCTGGTGTCCTTCCTGGAGGCTGAGAAAAACGCCATCCGGTCCATCCACGCAG ATGGCTACAAGGTGGTCTTCGTGCGGAGGAGCCCgctggtgctggtggcagtggcacGCACCCGGCAGTCGGAGCAGGAGATTGCCCACGAGCTGCTCTACATCTACTACCAGATTCTGAGCCTGCTCACCTGGACCCAGCTCAACCACATCttccagcagaagcagaactATGACCTGCGCCGGCTCCTGGCTGGCTCCGAGCGCATCACTGACAACCTGCTGGACCTCATGGCCCACGACCCCAGCTTCCTGATGGGCGCCGTGCGCTGCCTGCCCCTGGCCGCCAGCGTGCGGGACgctgtcagcagcagcctgcagcaggccAAGGCCAAGAGCCTGGTCTTCTCCATTCTGCTGTCTGGGAACCAGCTGGTGTCTCTTGTGAGGAAGAAGGATCAGTTCCTTCACCCCATTGACCTCCATCTGCTCTTCAACCTCATcagctcttcttcctctttccgGGAGGGGGAAGCCTGGACTCCCATTTGCCTCCCTAAGTTCAACTCCAGCGGTTTCTTCCATGCCCACATCTCCTAcctggagcaggagatggacctgtgcctgctgctggtcTCCACTGACCGTGAGGACTTCTTCACCGTGTCCGACTGCAAGCGGCGCTTCCAGGAGCGCCTGCGGCGGCGGGGGGTGCACCACGCTCTGCAGGAGGCCCTGCGGACCCCCTTCTATAGTGTCGCCCAGGTGGGCATCCCTGACCTCCGGCACTTCATCTACAAGTCCAAGAGCTCCGGGCTCTTCACCAG CCCCGAGATTGAGGCTCCCTAcgtgcaggaggaggagaaggagaggctCTTGGGGCTTTACCAGTACCTGCACAGTCGCGCCCACAACTCTCCACGGCCTCTGAAGAACATCTATTTCACAGGCCCCCGCGAGAACCTCCTGGCGTGG GTAACCAACGCCTTTGAGCTCTACATATGCTACAGTCCCCTGGGGACCAAGGCCGGCGCCATCAACGCTGTCAACAAGCTCATGAAGTGGATCCGCAAGGAGGAAGACCGACTCTTCATCCTCACGCCCCAGACGTACTGA